Within the Plectropomus leopardus isolate mb unplaced genomic scaffold, YSFRI_Pleo_2.0 unplaced_scaffold13287, whole genome shotgun sequence genome, the region ACACACAGATTATAACCAGGAGACCTGTCTCCCTCACTAAATTCCACTTCCAATGATGCCTCcatgtgtctttctgtctgtctgtgtgggtCTCAGGTCCTGGCAACGCGGATCGTGGCGGTGAAGGCGTCTCTCTGTAAACTCTCCACGGCAACGGCGGCACGCGCCTGTGACTTCCATGCCAAGCTGCTGCTAATCGCCATCAGCTCCACGTTAAAGTCCCTGCTGAGACCGCACGTTCTCAACACGCCAGACAAAAGTCCCGGAGACAGACTGACCGAGATCTGCGCCAAGAACATCGACACCGGTGAGACCGCAGGGACACACTTATCAGTCATCAGTCACCGACTGATCGATATTGATGATCAGTGACTGATCAGTGCGTCTCCTCAGATATTGATAAGGTGATGATCAATCTGAAGACAGAGGAGTTCGTGTTGGACGGCCCCCCCCTGCAGTCCCTGCAGCAGCTGATCCAGTGGGTCGGAGACTTTGTCCTCTACCTGCTGGCCAACCTGCCCAACCAGGTGAGACCAGAGCAAAATGAGAACACAATGAGAACTCAACCAGAACACCACCAGAACATGACTAGAACCAGACTAATGAGAACtagagacagacaggaacaGAAAGACAACAGTTCTCTCCAgcttcaggatgtttctggtAAAGAGCTTCTGATTATTGATCTCTGATCGATGGCTGACCTGTTCTCCGGTTCTCTGGTTCTCCTGTTCTGCGGCGGGCCCTCAGGGCTCCATGGTGCGTCCCGGGTTCGGCTTCATGCGCGACGGGGCGTCTCTGGGGATGCTGCGGGAGATGCTGGTGATGATCAGGATCTGGGGTCTGCTGAAGCCCGGCTGTCTGCCCACCTTCACTGCCACCTCAGACACCCAGGACAGCATGCAGCTGCTGTTCAGACTGCTCACCAGACTCTGGATCTGCTGTAAGAACCAATAATCTATCAATACTATTGATCAGTCACTGTCATTAACCAGCTGATCATGTTATTGATATGAGGTCACtcagctctttgtgtgtgtgtgtgtgtgtgtgtgtgtcgcagcGCGGGACGAGGGCCCCCCCCAGGAGCCCGACGAGTCTCTGATTGACGAGTGCTGCCTGCTGCCCAGTCAGCTGCTGGTTCCCAGTATGGACTGGCTCCCAGTGAACGACGGCGTCATCGTCAGGCTGCAGGGAAAACATCCAATCAGACTGCAGTTTGGAAAAGCCTCGTCTCTGCCCGGAACAGGCCCCGCCCCACCGCTGGACGTCTTCACCAGGTAACACAATcagaaatacacacagtaacacatacatgcacacagaaatacacacagagtaatacacacagtaacacacaaacacaaagtaacacacacacagagtaaatgtctgaatgtgtgtgtgtgt harbors:
- the LOC121963929 gene encoding mediator of RNA polymerase II transcription subunit 16-like, producing VLATRIVAVKASLCKLSTATAARACDFHAKLLLIAISSTLKSLLRPHVLNTPDKSPGDRLTEICAKNIDTDIDKVMINLKTEEFVLDGPPLQSLQQLIQWVGDFVLYLLANLPNQGSMVRPGFGFMRDGASLGMLREMLVMIRIWGLLKPGCLPTFTATSDTQDSMQLLFRLLTRLWICSRDEGPPQEPDESLIDECCLLPSQLLVPSMDWLPVNDGVIVRLQGKHPIRLQFGKASSLPGTGPAPPLDVFTRSPNSKKMDNLRCVHMGVCPTEDSKACT